The genomic DNA GTGGCACCACACGGCTACATGACTTTGCCATCCGACCAAGATTTCTGGGGAATCTTTTTCTAGTCCTACAATCAATGCTTGGGCAACTTTTTCGGCAGTCATTGGCACTACCCAGCGAAATTGATGGAAGTCTCGCACCATGTCAGTATCTGTCAGAGATGGCAGTAAAGCTGTCACTTGAATATTGTAAGGTGCTAACTCGCTGCGTAAAGCTTGGGTGAATCCCAAAATTGCGAATTTCGTAGCAGAATAAGTTGCCATTGTGGGAGCGGCAAATTTACCCATCAAGCTAGAAACATTAACAATTGTTCCCTCTTTTTGGGTTGCCATTCGCCGAGCTATGAGGCTAGTGATGGTGTATGTACCCATTAAATTCAAGGCTAATTCTTCCTGAATTAATGGCATGGGGGAGCGTAAAAAAGAGGCTTGGTGGGCAACTCCCGCACAGTTGACTAAGAGTTGAATGGGGCCGCGATCGCGCCAAGCTTGAGCGATCGCAATATTCACTGCTGCTGAATCTGTTAAATCTATCGCCAAAGTCACTACTTCCACGCCTAAGACTTCGATTTCAGCGGCTACTTCTGCTAACTGCTGGCGGTTCCTGGCCACTAACAACAGCCGTTTGAGTCCTTGTTTGGCTAATTCGATGGCGATCGCCCGCCCAATTCCGCGCGAAGCACCTGTAATCAGGGCTGTTTTTCCTTCAAATTTCATCATTTAATTCTCCTTTTTTGTCTCACCGCGTAGTTAGCCAATGCCGAATTTCTTGATAGTGTTGATAGAGAACTTTCGGCATCTGGTGAGATGAACTTGTTCGATTGTGTCGAGCAGGATTAGTAGAAGGAAATAGTTAAGCGTACAAGACTGATAACTGAAAAGCAGGTGACATCAGTATTTTCCTTCTGCTTTCAGAATAGCGGCCTTCTACCTTCTACTTATTAGTCCTGATAGCGTTGTGAATTTGATTTAATCATGGTTGCAGATTCGCACTAATCTCTGAAACCAACCTCATGCAAGTAGACTCTCCTGAGATTTCAAATCCTAGATTACCGATTCAGTAAGTAAGTGTTAATTAATCTCCATTTCGTGTATCCCCACTACTGAATTGATGTTCTAAGAAAGAATCAATCAATCAGTGTGAAGTGTTGGGCAATGTAGGGCATGAATGGTACACCTCCTCGATTCAGAGTTACCGCAGTTTGGGCTATATGCACACCTTAACTTGGGGATCAACAGGTTGCAACAATTTTTAATAAATTTCCCGTTACATTTCTTTACAATACGTTCAGATTGCGGGTTTCCAAGTCCCGTGAAAGCCCATAGGCACGACGCTGGGCAATGCCAATCTACAAACTGGTTCGCCTGCAATGCCTGCACTGTCAAAGATCCAGACTTCGCTGGTGTCAGAATTGCCATCGTAGACAAGAGTTAAAATCCAACCGCGATCGCGATCGCTGGGATCTGGCGCGTAGATGGGTTCGCTAGGATAACGGTTTTCACCGAAGTCAGCGCAGGTAAGGGTGCCGGTGTGAGAGTCAAAACGGGCGATCGCGCCGAACATTTCTTGACTAATATCCACGCCTTCCCGTTGTACCGATAGATAAGTGTAGCGGGACAGTTGACCCACTTCCGACGGGGACACAATCGGAAACTCGCAATGTCTGTTCAAAACTTCCTCCGCCTGCTGCACTTTGGCGGTTTGCGGTTCCAGGCGTACTTGCCAGAGAGTCGCTTTAGCAAAAGTTTTGGTTTGTCCGCTGGCGACTTCCTTAAGATATTGGTTGGTTACAAAGTCGGGATAACGGGCAAAATCGATAATTATTGAACCAGTTGAGTCTACCCAACCGTTAGCGAAATGCCATTGAAAGCAAGAATCGGTTTCACCGCGACTTACTAGGGAGAGAGTTTCGCGATCGAACACTAAAATTTGCGTACCTAACTGGGGTTTCCACTCAAAGGATTCGCTGTAGCAGCTTAATCCAGCCAACAGCGGCCAGGGATTGAGGCGCAGGGGTGAGACGAAAAACACTAAATAAGGCCCAGCCATGACAAAATCGTGAATCGCCGGAATGCCATCTAGGAGAAAAGTTGTTTTTTGGACGATTTTGCCCGTAGGGTCGCTTTTATAAAGATTGAGCTTACCCTGGGCACCAGCGCTAATGCCAAAGTTAAAAATATAGCCAGTATCGGGATCTCGTTTGCAATGGGCAGAATAGGGAAGCCCATCATCAAGGCCGCCAAGATTGTCCAGTCCCCTAGTTTCCAAGTTTTCGAGGTCGAGGGCGTGGGGGTTCGCGCCTTCCCACAAAGCTAAGAGTTTATCTGGAAGGGCGAGTACAGAAGTGTTAGCGGCATTTTTGACTGGTTTGCCCCATCGTTGCCACAGAGGGCCGGGTGCAGTCATCCCGTAGTTGCTGTAAAGAAATTTGCCGGCTGCTGTTTCGGCTTGATATCCGGCAGTTTGGACGTAACGGTAGAGGGCGGTTGCGTTGGGTTCGCGAAAATGTACAGCCAGAATTGCCCCGTCACCATCAAACCAATGTCCCGCGCGATCGCCCCCCCGTTCCAATCTTCCAGGGCCATTGCGATACAAAGTACCGCGCAATCCTTCTGGGATTTTACCGCTGAGGACTTGTAACTGAGTCGAGGGAAACTCTTTGGCGGGATTGATAATGGCTTTTGCCCAGGCTTTTTTTGTTGAGACTTGATTAAGAATCATAAATTAATAACTTGATGAATTGTCAGATATAATCAAGAACAGCAATAGTTGCTTATTACCAAAAATGAGATAAACTTGCAACTAATTTTTCTTCATTTCTTAGTTAAGATTATGTAGGATATTCCACACTGGGAAGGTGAGTACCAACATAACCGATAATTACCTTTCGCATACCTACTTTTGACACTTCTGGAAAGAAGTAAATTCGCCAATTAAACTGTCTCTCTTTGGCGTGTTTCTCAAATAGACGTTCCTTACCATCAGGGCAAAGGAAAGTTCGTGCTTTACGGTATTTTTTATTCTTAAGAGTTTGTTCACTTTCTCCAGACACATCAAGAGAAGTACCCTCTAGGTTAAAATACCCCGTTTCCCAATTCTTAGCACAATTCTCAAGTTCATACAAAATCTCCAAAACGAGTTTTAACCTTTCGTCTCCGGTACGGAGTTTCTACAACTGTTTATTACCAGCATCGCAAAATTGCAGATTAGGGAAAATTTCATCTCTACGATTCCAAAGTTCCCTCCCGTTAAGCCGATCTGGTTGGAGACGCTTCTCAATCCAATCAGCGTGTTCGAGAACGTGGTTTTTCTGACTAGCGTGAATAACCTCTACACTTTCTTCTATTAGGTTCTCTTCCTCATCAATTTGTATTAGTTCTAAGTTGATGAGACTGTTATTCCAGAGCGATTCTGAATTCAGACTAATTGCTAATGTTTCAAGGTAGTAAGCAACTTTAAAGCCTTCTGCTTGAGTACCCTGTAAACTAAACTCACAATCCAAATCTTCAACTTTTATTTTAATCTTTACATCAGGAATATCAACTGATAAAGGAGTCTTAGTTGCCAGAGTTCTCAGAAAAGTCCGCTCTTCTCTATTCACTGTATTATCATTACGCCAATGAGAAAGAGTATAATTTTCTGTAAGAATCAGAACATAAAAATCTGCTTGAATGCGGATTCCCTTCAGTCCACAGCGTTTAGCTTCACGCATTATACTAATCAATTCTGACATCCATTGTCGTGCGGTAAAAATATCAGGAGCAAGAGTTCGCGCGGACAGTTCATTAAACACCATCTCCAAATCCATCGCTTATTCTCCTTCCACCGCAGGTTCTAACAAAATCTCCAAGCTATTATCCCACTCATCAAAAAAACCATCCGGCCAGCGATCAATTCGTCCGTTTCTATCGATTTTAGGAGATACTACATCCGTCACAGCTTGTCCTTCTTTATTTTGACGCTGGAAGTAATGCAAACGAACATCTTTGGGGGCAAGTTTGCCTCCGTGAACCGCAAGGCGAATCCCATTTAAAACATGATCGCTGTGAGTTTCTATCACAACTTGAACGCCACCACTAGCAGCTAAAGCTAATAATTGACCCATCTTAACTTGTCCTTTAGGATGGAGATGCGCTTCAGGATTTTCAATTAAAATTATTGTACCAGGTGTTGATGTAAGTGCCGCTACAATAATCGGTAAAGTATAGCTAATTCCAAATCCCACATTAGTTGCACGGTAAGGATTGCTATCTCCATAGGAATATTGAAAACTCATTAAATCAACATCAGATTTTGTGTCAATTTTGAGGCGCGTACCGGGACTTACTTCTCCCATCCACGCCTCAACTTGGTCGATTAAATCCATTGATTTTGCAGTAGATTGTTCTTTTTCTCTTTGAGTCTTTGATTTTATCTCTGGATAACTGAGACTGTTATTAGGAATAACTTTCCGTCCATTAATAGCCAGAAAATGAGCAGCATACTCACCTTTGATACCCAATTGACCAAGTTGTCGTACTTGGTAATCCGACATTTCATTAAATGAACGCGGCCCGATCCGCTCTGCCTGAAGGTAGTGAAAATTATTACCAAAAAGATTCGATTTATACACTTCTGAGCTAACTGGTTCCGAGTCAATATTCAACACATCTACCTCTTTGTCATATTTGAAACGCCATACCCCCTTGCTGTTGTTTTCCCAAACAATATCAAAACCAATTAATTCCTCTTCTGCTCCTTCAAACAGTGCATCTTTAGCAGTCCCAATCTTAACTAAGTCCCCATTAAGTGCCAACCCTTTTTCTGGGAGTAAACCCTGTTGATAAGATTGTCGTAACAGCAGGAGTGATTGCATAACAGAAGATTTGCCAGTGCTGTTTAAACCGGAAAATAACGTGAGTTTTTTGAAGTCCAATGACAGCTCTGCAAAAGGTTTAAAATTTAGCAACTTCAGCGAAGTAATCATGCCAAAACCTCATGAATTATTTTTTCAATTATCCTAAATCTGTACTCGATTTTTTCCGCTGCCTGAGAGATAGAAGCATTAAAATCTCGATCGCGATCTACATGACTTCTAAATTTTTCAATCAATTGCTCCTTGTGCTGCTTCACTATATCAATTTCCTCGTTGCTAAGTAAACTGAGATTAACTGACCAAACCTCAAACAATGCTTTATTAATTGGAAACATTTTTGTCTGATTTTGGGATATTTTACGGAAGGCATATTTTCCAAATATTTCCCATGCTGCAACCATCGCTTTTTTAAAATCATTTTTAATTTCTTGTAATTCCCATTCGGACATATTATTAACTTTCGATAATGCTTTACTCAAAAACAAATTTCTTTTCTCAGAGTGATAATCTTTATAAGATGTAAGCCTAAAAGCTAAAAAACCGAGTATGAATTCCCGATCGTCCATTCGCATTTTACGTAACTTACTCAAATTAGTAACTTTCAGGAATTCATCAGATGTCGCAAGTTGAGCTAAAAACTTTGTTGCCTTACCGGGGTTAAGAGCATGGCGTAGTTCTTGAGGAGACATCGGCAGTCCACCTGTATTAATACGTTTGAAAATATTATATTTAACTTCAGGAGGCGTACCTTTTTCAATCAAATAAACTGTAACTTGAGTTTCTTGAATCCGACGTTGGTATCGGCGTTCTATTTCATCATAAGTTTTGCCTTCAAAATTGGTTAAGTATTCTAGTCCACATAACTTAAGTTTTTTATCGCTCATAAATTGCTTGAGAGCAGATAAGCGCTGCAATCCATCCACAACTAACCACTTATCTTCATCCGTTGCATCTATATAAAAAGCTGGTAATGGAATCCGAATCAAAATCGACTCAATCAGTCTGCTTTTAGCCTCATCTTTCCAGATATTTGCATGGCGCTGAAAGTCGGGTGCTAAATCAAGAGCTTCCTCATCGATTCTTCTTAGGAGTTGCTCAATAGTTGGTTCTCTGGTGGAAATATTAATTTCATCAGGATCATATATCAATTTGTCTTTTTCATAAAGTTCATCATTGTTATCTTCTTCTTGATTAAGACTTAACTCATCAATCGAATCTTGGTTGGATACTTGCTGTTCTAGTTCTGGCTGATTTACCATAGGTAATACTCCTTTCTGTTAACATTTATTGCGATTTTGCATTGCCCTAATAAAACTTGGATGACGTTTTGATCCTAACAGAGAAATGAAAAATCAATAACTTGATGAATTGTCAGATATAATGAAGAACAGGGCTAAGCTACTTATTTTACCAAAAGTGAGACAAACTTGCAACAGTTTTTTTATTACTATACTATTTTATCTTTAAACCCAGGTTTTATTCTAGTTAAACTGAGTCCGAAATGAAGAAGTTTTATAATTCTATATGCTCCCATTTAACATCGATATTTCGACTGAGCTTTTACTGAATATCTCTTTCCTCATATCACGCTTAAGTACCTGGACATAAATAAACAGTGCCATTGCGAGGGTTGCGAAACCACCTCAAGTCCTTGCGATTGCTTCGCTTCGCTCGCAATGACGTACTTACGTTTATTTATGTCCGACTACTTAGCTGGTCAAGGAGTGATTTTTACAAGTCTAGATTGATCCAAAACTCTAGTCGAAAAAACTCTCACTAATAGGGGTCTATCCATATTTATAAATACAATTAACAATTAACTTCTGGTAAAATCAACATCGCATCGCCAAAAGAATAAAAACGATATTGATGCGCGATCGCCTCCTCATACAACTCAAACAACCGCTGCCTGCCAATCATCGCACTGACCAGCATCAGCAAACTAGATTGCGGTAAGTGAAAATTTGTAATTAGCCCCTCAACCACTTGCCACCGATAACCGGGATAAATAAATAAATCCGTATGTCCGCAAAAAGCTTGTAGCGACGGCAAATTTTGCTTTTGGGCCGCCGCTGCGGCCCCCTCCAGAGCCCTTACCGCCGTCGTACCCACCGCAATAATTCGGCCGCCATTTGCCTGAGTCTGGCGAATTTTGTCTACCGTTATCGCGGGTACTTCCACCCATTCTCTGTGCATCTGATGAGTAGTAAGATCCTCTACTTCCACCGGTCGAAAAGTCCCCACCCCAACGTGCAGCGTCACAAAAGCTTGCTCAATGCCCTTCTCCTGTAATCCCTTAAGTAATTCATCAGTAAAGTGTAGCCCAGCAGTCGGCGCTGCGATCGCCCCCAATTTCTCAGCATAAATCGTCTGATACTGTTCCCCTAAAGCCTGAGAATTCTTAATATAAGGCGGTAACGGTATGTGACCATATTCCGGCAACAACTGCACCAGAGACATTCCCACAGGCACTTCAAACTGCAACAGCCGCCCCCCAGTAGCCTCATCCCTTTCTAGAACCGTCGCACTCAAGCGATCGCCATTAGGAATTTCCCCATTGAGTGGGTCAAACTCGATCCTAGCACCTGGTTTCAAGCGTTTTCCCGGTTTAACCAAAGCCAGCCAGCAATTGCGTTCTCGCTCTTCCATTAGCAAAGCTTCCACCGGGTAGCCATTAGGTTTACGACCTTTGAGCCTAGCTGGGAGCACGCGGGTATTATTGAGAACCAGTAAATCTCCCCGCTTGAGAAAGTTTGGCAACTCCCGAAAAATAGAATGCTGGTGGCTATGGGGAGAATCCACTACCAATAAACGGGAGCTATCCCTTGGTACAACTGGATTTTGGGCAATCCGTTCGGGAGGTAGTACGTAGTTGTAAGCCTCTAATTTCAAGTCTAATGAGGAATTAATTTCTGTCATTTCGTATATCTCTGTAAAATAAATCTGTAAACTTAGCAACAAATTGGGTAAAACCCCCCATCTAAAATCGGGGGCTTCTCCCCTAGCG from Kamptonema formosum PCC 6407 includes the following:
- a CDS encoding SDR family NAD(P)-dependent oxidoreductase; protein product: MKFEGKTALITGASRGIGRAIAIELAKQGLKRLLLVARNRQQLAEVAAEIEVLGVEVVTLAIDLTDSAAVNIAIAQAWRDRGPIQLLVNCAGVAHQASFLRSPMPLIQEELALNLMGTYTITSLIARRMATQKEGTIVNVSSLMGKFAAPTMATYSATKFAILGFTQALRSELAPYNIQVTALLPSLTDTDMVRDFHQFRWVVPMTAEKVAQALIVGLEKDSPEILVGWQSHVAVWCHRIAPWLMELVLKMATPQLQTKQLQTKPNPSQKLREALAGSR
- the queA gene encoding tRNA preQ1(34) S-adenosylmethionine ribosyltransferase-isomerase QueA, whose protein sequence is MTEINSSLDLKLEAYNYVLPPERIAQNPVVPRDSSRLLVVDSPHSHQHSIFRELPNFLKRGDLLVLNNTRVLPARLKGRKPNGYPVEALLMEERERNCWLALVKPGKRLKPGARIEFDPLNGEIPNGDRLSATVLERDEATGGRLLQFEVPVGMSLVQLLPEYGHIPLPPYIKNSQALGEQYQTIYAEKLGAIAAPTAGLHFTDELLKGLQEKGIEQAFVTLHVGVGTFRPVEVEDLTTHQMHREWVEVPAITVDKIRQTQANGGRIIAVGTTAVRALEGAAAAAQKQNLPSLQAFCGHTDLFIYPGYRWQVVEGLITNFHLPQSSLLMLVSAMIGRQRLFELYEEAIAHQYRFYSFGDAMLILPEVNC
- a CDS encoding DUF262 domain-containing protein; the encoded protein is MVNQPELEQQVSNQDSIDELSLNQEEDNNDELYEKDKLIYDPDEINISTREPTIEQLLRRIDEEALDLAPDFQRHANIWKDEAKSRLIESILIRIPLPAFYIDATDEDKWLVVDGLQRLSALKQFMSDKKLKLCGLEYLTNFEGKTYDEIERRYQRRIQETQVTVYLIEKGTPPEVKYNIFKRINTGGLPMSPQELRHALNPGKATKFLAQLATSDEFLKVTNLSKLRKMRMDDREFILGFLAFRLTSYKDYHSEKRNLFLSKALSKVNNMSEWELQEIKNDFKKAMVAAWEIFGKYAFRKISQNQTKMFPINKALFEVWSVNLSLLSNEEIDIVKQHKEQLIEKFRSHVDRDRDFNASISQAAEKIEYRFRIIEKIIHEVLA
- a CDS encoding AAA family ATPase — translated: MITSLKLLNFKPFAELSLDFKKLTLFSGLNSTGKSSVMQSLLLLRQSYQQGLLPEKGLALNGDLVKIGTAKDALFEGAEEELIGFDIVWENNSKGVWRFKYDKEVDVLNIDSEPVSSEVYKSNLFGNNFHYLQAERIGPRSFNEMSDYQVRQLGQLGIKGEYAAHFLAINGRKVIPNNSLSYPEIKSKTQREKEQSTAKSMDLIDQVEAWMGEVSPGTRLKIDTKSDVDLMSFQYSYGDSNPYRATNVGFGISYTLPIIVAALTSTPGTIILIENPEAHLHPKGQVKMGQLLALAASGGVQVVIETHSDHVLNGIRLAVHGGKLAPKDVRLHYFQRQNKEGQAVTDVVSPKIDRNGRIDRWPDGFFDEWDNSLEILLEPAVEGE
- a CDS encoding carotenoid oxygenase family protein, with translation MILNQVSTKKAWAKAIINPAKEFPSTQLQVLSGKIPEGLRGTLYRNGPGRLERGGDRAGHWFDGDGAILAVHFREPNATALYRYVQTAGYQAETAAGKFLYSNYGMTAPGPLWQRWGKPVKNAANTSVLALPDKLLALWEGANPHALDLENLETRGLDNLGGLDDGLPYSAHCKRDPDTGYIFNFGISAGAQGKLNLYKSDPTGKIVQKTTFLLDGIPAIHDFVMAGPYLVFFVSPLRLNPWPLLAGLSCYSESFEWKPQLGTQILVFDRETLSLVSRGETDSCFQWHFANGWVDSTGSIIIDFARYPDFVTNQYLKEVASGQTKTFAKATLWQVRLEPQTAKVQQAEEVLNRHCEFPIVSPSEVGQLSRYTYLSVQREGVDISQEMFGAIARFDSHTGTLTCADFGENRYPSEPIYAPDPSDRDRGWILTLVYDGNSDTSEVWIFDSAGIAGEPVCRLALPSVVPMGFHGTWKPAI